A part of Paenibacillus sp. 481 genomic DNA contains:
- a CDS encoding ABC transporter ATP-binding protein, which produces MKEQQQTVLELKGLTKRFPGIIANDHIDLELRKGEILALLGENGAGKSTLMNMVFGLYQPSEGEIWVNGKSVKMDTPSTAIELGIGMVHQHFKLVPPFTVTENIILGMETKRGLQLDQKSAAKRIQELSDLYKLNLQPHSRVETISVGMQQRVEIMKILYRGADILIFDEPTAVLTPQEISELLIILKRLASEGKSIIIITHKLKEIMEVADRCTVIRRGKVIGTVNVADTTPQALAEKMVGQSVKLTVDKAEATPKDVMIDIKDLWVKDEQGHDAVKGMSFQVRAGEIVGIAGVDGNGQTELIEAISGMRPQQKGDIRLQGTSLANMNPREVAERGVSHIPQDRHKHGLVLDFSVTENMVLKSYFTSRWSKGGLLQHDAIRKYTEEMIKQYDIRTPGTEVLARSLSGGNQQKIIIAREIERKPQFIIAAQPTRGLDVGAISFVHRQLIKERDEGKAVLLVSFELEEIMNVADRILVVFNGQVVGETTPQATTEQELGLMMAGKTERGVTHG; this is translated from the coding sequence ATGAAAGAACAGCAACAGACCGTCTTAGAGTTAAAAGGACTAACGAAGCGATTCCCCGGAATTATTGCAAATGATCATATTGATCTTGAATTGCGCAAAGGTGAAATACTTGCCTTATTGGGTGAGAACGGCGCAGGTAAATCGACATTGATGAATATGGTATTTGGTCTTTATCAACCTTCTGAGGGTGAGATTTGGGTAAATGGTAAGTCGGTAAAAATGGATACGCCGAGTACGGCAATTGAGCTAGGTATCGGGATGGTTCACCAGCACTTTAAGCTTGTGCCGCCGTTTACAGTGACAGAGAATATTATTCTCGGTATGGAAACGAAGCGGGGCTTGCAGTTGGATCAAAAATCGGCTGCTAAGCGTATTCAAGAATTGTCTGATTTGTATAAGCTCAATTTGCAACCGCATTCACGCGTCGAAACAATCTCTGTTGGGATGCAGCAGCGGGTTGAAATCATGAAAATATTGTACCGCGGAGCGGACATTCTTATATTCGATGAGCCTACGGCTGTATTGACGCCGCAAGAAATTAGCGAATTGCTAATCATTTTGAAGCGACTGGCTAGTGAGGGTAAATCGATCATCATTATTACGCACAAATTGAAAGAAATTATGGAAGTGGCTGATCGTTGTACGGTCATTCGCCGTGGTAAGGTTATCGGCACTGTTAACGTGGCAGATACGACACCACAAGCATTGGCTGAAAAAATGGTTGGTCAGTCGGTGAAATTGACAGTTGATAAGGCTGAGGCTACACCGAAAGACGTCATGATCGATATCAAAGATCTGTGGGTGAAGGATGAGCAAGGCCACGATGCGGTTAAAGGGATGTCGTTCCAAGTACGAGCGGGTGAGATTGTCGGTATTGCTGGTGTAGATGGCAATGGACAGACGGAGCTCATCGAGGCGATTAGCGGCATGCGTCCGCAGCAAAAAGGAGATATTCGTTTGCAAGGAACGTCCTTGGCAAATATGAATCCGCGTGAGGTTGCTGAGAGAGGAGTCAGCCATATCCCGCAGGACCGTCATAAACACGGTCTAGTGCTCGATTTCTCGGTCACCGAGAATATGGTGCTGAAATCGTACTTCACTTCACGGTGGAGCAAAGGCGGCTTGCTACAGCACGATGCGATTCGCAAGTATACGGAAGAAATGATCAAACAGTATGACATTCGTACGCCTGGCACAGAGGTGTTGGCGCGTTCGCTGTCTGGGGGCAATCAGCAAAAAATTATTATTGCCCGAGAGATCGAACGCAAGCCGCAGTTTATTATCGCGGCTCAACCAACTCGCGGTCTGGATGTCGGCGCGATTTCATTCGTACATCGTCAGCTCATTAAAGAGCGCGACGAAGGTAAAGCCGTACTGCTCGTATCGTTCGAGCTTGAAGAAATTATGAACGTGGCTGATCGTATACTCGTTGTATTTAACGGTCAGGTCGTTGGCGAGACGACACCACAAGCGACTACAGAGCAAGAGCTTGGACTTATGATGGCTGGTAAGACGGAAAGGGGGGTGACTCATGGCTAA
- a CDS encoding BMP family lipoprotein: MVGKKRRSVMLLMVVAMVFSFALAGCGGAKPSTEGAKQENGAATDGAKGKDLKIGLATDMGSVNDKSFNQSAWAGLNKAKDEFGVEIKYLEPKSDKDIIPNLNQFLKGGYDLTWGTGFPLVDPIAQLSKDNPDKKMGIIDGEVKAPNVASVLFQEHEGSFLVGVIAGLTTKTNKIGFVGGMENPVIKRFEAGFRAGIKEVNPKAEFKSIYVGNFNRVDMGKSAAATLYGDGMDIIFHASGIVGNGVFNEAKERFGRGERVWVIGVDMDQSETFGHDITLTSMIKKVDVAVYEIAKLLVEDKFPGGKTTFMGLKENGVGIAPTSDKNVSADILKKVDEYREKIIKGEIKVPTE; the protein is encoded by the coding sequence ATGGTAGGGAAGAAAAGAAGATCAGTAATGTTGCTTATGGTGGTAGCGATGGTGTTCTCGTTTGCACTAGCTGGTTGCGGCGGCGCTAAGCCAAGCACTGAAGGCGCAAAACAAGAAAACGGCGCAGCTACAGATGGCGCTAAAGGCAAAGACTTGAAAATCGGCCTTGCAACGGATATGGGTAGCGTAAACGACAAATCGTTTAACCAATCCGCATGGGCAGGATTGAATAAGGCAAAAGATGAGTTCGGCGTTGAAATTAAATATTTGGAGCCGAAGTCTGACAAAGACATCATTCCTAACTTGAATCAATTCCTTAAAGGCGGTTATGACCTGACTTGGGGTACTGGCTTCCCTTTGGTTGATCCAATTGCACAATTGTCCAAAGACAACCCAGACAAGAAAATGGGTATTATCGATGGCGAAGTGAAAGCACCTAACGTTGCTTCTGTATTGTTCCAAGAGCACGAAGGTTCCTTCCTTGTGGGCGTTATCGCTGGTTTGACAACGAAAACGAACAAAATCGGTTTCGTAGGTGGTATGGAGAACCCAGTAATCAAGCGTTTCGAAGCTGGTTTCCGTGCAGGTATTAAAGAAGTGAATCCAAAGGCTGAGTTTAAGTCGATCTACGTTGGTAACTTCAACCGTGTAGATATGGGTAAAAGTGCTGCTGCTACTTTGTATGGCGATGGCATGGACATCATTTTCCACGCTTCTGGTATCGTTGGTAACGGTGTATTTAACGAAGCAAAAGAGCGCTTTGGCCGCGGTGAGCGCGTATGGGTTATCGGCGTAGATATGGACCAATCCGAGACGTTTGGCCACGATATTACGTTGACATCTATGATTAAAAAGGTTGACGTTGCGGTATACGAAATTGCTAAATTGCTCGTTGAAGATAAATTCCCAGGTGGAAAAACAACGTTCATGGGCTTGAAAGAGAACGGTGTAGGTATCGCTCCAACTTCGGACAAGAACGTATCTGCAGATATCTTGAAAAAAGTTGATGAATACCGTGAAAAAATCATTAAAGGCGAAATTAAAGTGCCTACTGAATAA
- a CDS encoding Crp/Fnr family transcriptional regulator has protein sequence MMMDPFYTGEVLLMITDLRQVNFLQDLPDHVLHEWELKLKQRQFKKNHTLIYEDDQDTDIYIVRSGSVKVFRLQEGKEIIYNFFFPGEMIGELEAIYPNQARIASIEAMEAVHAWVMSRSDFIELAEKHPSVLKRAYCQLVDHIRVLNRKVCYLSFMDVRRKTANLLLDLYYNLGREEDDRIKITYKFTHHVMANMIGVTRESLSKTLKEFQDEQLITLEQKHIYILDFERLTAMCESDVPHPKQRRWRSEDSMPNLL, from the coding sequence ATGATGATGGACCCATTTTACACAGGGGAAGTGTTGCTCATGATCACGGACTTGCGACAAGTTAATTTTCTTCAAGATCTACCCGACCATGTGTTGCATGAGTGGGAACTCAAACTGAAGCAAAGACAGTTTAAGAAGAATCACACCCTCATTTATGAGGATGATCAAGATACAGATATTTATATTGTTCGTTCTGGTTCTGTAAAAGTGTTTCGCTTGCAAGAGGGCAAAGAAATTATTTATAATTTCTTCTTCCCTGGTGAGATGATTGGTGAATTGGAAGCCATATATCCGAACCAAGCTCGCATTGCTTCAATAGAGGCAATGGAGGCGGTTCACGCTTGGGTTATGAGTCGCAGCGACTTTATCGAATTAGCGGAGAAGCATCCATCGGTTCTGAAACGCGCTTATTGTCAATTAGTTGACCATATCCGTGTATTAAACCGTAAAGTTTGTTATTTATCCTTTATGGATGTTCGCAGAAAGACCGCTAATTTACTGCTGGACTTATATTACAATCTAGGTCGCGAAGAAGACGACCGTATTAAGATTACTTATAAGTTTACACATCACGTGATGGCCAACATGATTGGCGTTACACGTGAATCCTTATCCAAGACGCTAAAAGAATTTCAAGACGAACAGCTTATTACACTGGAGCAAAAGCATATCTACATTCTTGATTTCGAGCGACTGACCGCTATGTGCGAATCAGACGTCCCGCATCCAAAGCAACGACGTTGGCGTTCTGAAGATTCCATGCCAAATTTACTTTGA
- the deoD gene encoding purine-nucleoside phosphorylase, which yields MSVHLEAKQGEIAEVVLMPGDPLRAKYIAETFLEDVTCYNTVRNMFGYTGTYKGKRISVQGSGMGIPSFSIYATELIKDYGCKTLIRVGTCGAIQQDVKVRDVLIAQAATTDSSIVPHNFPGFHFAPIADFGLLHKAYEVATNQGLSVRVGNVLSADFFYGENKEGVMNLGRHGVLAVEMEAAALYILAAKHNVRGLCILTVSDHILTGEETTSAERQSTFNQMMEVALETAIASV from the coding sequence ATGAGTGTTCATTTGGAAGCAAAACAAGGTGAAATTGCAGAGGTTGTATTGATGCCAGGAGACCCTTTGCGTGCGAAATACATCGCTGAAACATTTTTGGAAGACGTAACATGCTACAACACAGTTCGTAACATGTTCGGTTACACAGGTACTTACAAAGGAAAACGTATCTCTGTACAAGGTTCTGGTATGGGTATTCCATCGTTCTCCATTTATGCTACAGAGCTCATTAAAGACTATGGCTGCAAAACGCTTATTCGCGTAGGTACTTGCGGTGCAATCCAACAGGACGTTAAAGTTCGCGACGTATTGATCGCTCAAGCAGCTACAACTGACTCAAGCATCGTACCTCACAACTTCCCTGGGTTCCACTTTGCACCAATCGCTGACTTCGGTTTGTTGCACAAAGCATACGAAGTAGCTACAAACCAAGGTTTGTCCGTACGTGTAGGTAACGTATTGTCTGCTGACTTCTTCTACGGCGAGAACAAAGAAGGCGTCATGAACCTTGGTCGTCACGGCGTATTGGCTGTTGAAATGGAAGCTGCTGCATTGTACATTTTGGCTGCTAAGCATAACGTACGCGGCTTGTGTATTTTGACTGTAAGTGACCACATCTTGACTGGCGAAGAGACAACTTCTGCTGAGCGTCAATCCACTTTCAATCAAATGATGGAAGTTGCATTGGAAACAGCGATTGCTTCTGTTTAA
- the serS gene encoding serine--tRNA ligase, whose translation MLDVKRLRNDFEGVVQALQNRGKSEDMIAEFPQLDARRREVLQETEQLKNHRNVVSQEVAKKKKAGESADDLIVEMREVGDRIKALDDEIRDIEVQIEQLTLAIPNVPHESVPVGHSEDENIEVRRELEPKPLTFEAKAHWDLAQDLGILDFEAAAKVTGSRFVFYKGAGARLERALINFMLDVHTGQHGYEEVMPPFIVNKDSLVGTGQLPKFEEDLFKLQGTEYYLIPTAEVPVTNMHREEILSVDDLPRNYTAYSACFRSEAGSAGRDTRGLIRQHQFNKVELVKIVKPEDSYAELESLTAQAAKILELLKLPYRVMSLCTGDIGFSSAKTFDLEVWLPSSDSYREISSCSNFEDFQARRANIRFRRDAKSKPEFAHTLNGSGLAVGRTVAAILENYQQEDGSIVVPEVLRPYMGGMEVIRKK comes from the coding sequence GTGTTAGACGTTAAACGTTTACGTAACGATTTTGAAGGTGTTGTACAAGCACTTCAGAATCGTGGTAAATCAGAAGATATGATTGCTGAGTTCCCGCAGTTGGATGCGCGCCGTCGCGAAGTGTTGCAGGAAACGGAACAGCTTAAAAATCACCGCAACGTTGTTTCGCAAGAAGTGGCGAAGAAGAAAAAAGCAGGCGAATCTGCTGACGACTTAATCGTTGAAATGCGCGAAGTCGGTGACCGTATTAAAGCGCTGGATGATGAGATTCGTGATATTGAGGTACAGATTGAACAATTGACGTTGGCTATTCCGAACGTACCGCACGAAAGCGTACCAGTTGGACATTCGGAAGACGAGAACATAGAGGTTCGTCGTGAGTTGGAGCCGAAGCCATTAACGTTTGAAGCAAAGGCACACTGGGATTTGGCGCAAGATCTAGGTATTTTAGATTTTGAAGCAGCAGCAAAAGTAACTGGCTCTCGCTTTGTGTTCTACAAGGGCGCAGGGGCTCGTTTGGAGCGCGCGCTTATTAACTTCATGCTGGACGTACATACAGGACAGCACGGATATGAAGAAGTAATGCCGCCATTTATCGTTAATAAGGATAGCCTGGTTGGTACAGGTCAACTACCTAAGTTTGAAGAAGATTTATTCAAACTGCAAGGTACAGAGTACTACCTTATTCCAACGGCTGAAGTTCCTGTAACGAATATGCATCGTGAAGAGATTTTAAGTGTAGACGATTTGCCGCGCAACTACACGGCATATAGTGCATGCTTCCGCTCGGAGGCAGGCTCAGCAGGCCGCGATACGCGTGGTCTTATTCGCCAGCACCAATTTAACAAGGTTGAGCTCGTTAAAATTGTTAAGCCTGAAGATTCTTACGCTGAGTTGGAATCGCTAACAGCGCAAGCGGCTAAAATATTGGAGTTGCTCAAGCTTCCTTACCGTGTTATGTCGCTTTGCACAGGTGATATTGGTTTCTCATCGGCAAAAACATTCGATCTCGAAGTATGGTTGCCTAGCAGTGATAGCTACCGTGAAATTTCTTCTTGCTCTAACTTTGAGGATTTCCAAGCACGCCGTGCTAATATCCGTTTCCGCCGTGATGCAAAGTCGAAGCCGGAATTTGCACACACGCTTAATGGTTCAGGCCTCGCTGTAGGTCGTACTGTAGCGGCAATTTTGGAGAACTATCAACAAGAAGACGGTTCGATCGTTGTACCAGAAGTGCTGCGCCCATATATGGGCGGAATGGAAGTTATCCGTAAAAAATAA
- the pdxT gene encoding pyridoxal 5'-phosphate synthase glutaminase subunit PdxT encodes MKIGVLALQGAVAEHMRSLETAGAQAVQVKWPEQLAELDGLVIPGGESTTIGKLMRKYGFIDAIRDFSAQGKPIFGTCAGLIVLAKHIEGQQGEEQAHLALMDMTVLRNAFGRQRESFEADLAVKGIDVAVQAVFIRAPLIQSVGEDVEVLCEVNDEIVIARQGHLLACSFHPELTDDVRLHSYFVEMVKHRAVDVR; translated from the coding sequence ATGAAAATTGGAGTGTTGGCGCTGCAAGGCGCTGTTGCAGAACATATGCGCAGCTTGGAAACGGCAGGTGCACAGGCAGTTCAGGTGAAATGGCCCGAACAGCTTGCTGAACTGGACGGATTAGTCATTCCAGGTGGAGAGAGCACAACGATTGGCAAGCTCATGCGAAAATACGGATTCATCGATGCCATACGCGACTTCTCGGCGCAAGGCAAACCGATTTTCGGTACGTGTGCTGGACTCATCGTACTAGCTAAGCATATTGAAGGCCAGCAAGGTGAGGAGCAAGCTCATCTTGCTCTCATGGATATGACCGTGCTTCGCAATGCGTTTGGCCGTCAACGCGAAAGCTTTGAGGCTGATTTAGCGGTGAAGGGGATAGATGTAGCCGTACAAGCTGTATTCATCCGAGCCCCTCTAATTCAGAGCGTGGGCGAAGATGTTGAAGTGCTGTGCGAAGTGAACGATGAAATCGTCATCGCTCGCCAAGGACATTTACTTGCTTGCTCATTCCATCCAGAATTGACGGATGATGTGAGGTTGCACAGCTATTTTGTTGAAATGGTTAAACATAGAGCAGTTGACGTACGATAA
- the pdxS gene encoding pyridoxal 5'-phosphate synthase lyase subunit PdxS — METGTARVKRGMAEMQKGGVIMDVMNAEQAKIAEAAGATAVMALERVPSDIRAAGGVARMADPTIIEEVMKVVSIPVMAKARIGHYVEAKILESLGVDYLDESEVLTPADEVFHIDKNEFTVPFVCGAKDLGEALRRISEGAAMIRTKGEPGTGNIVEAVRHMRHINSQIRKVQNLSKDELYAEAKNLGVAYDLLLEVHQLGKLPVVNFAAGGVATPADAALMMHLGADGVFVGSGIFKSDSPEKFARAIVEATTHYTDYKLIAEVSKNLGAPMKGIEISKLSPSERMSDRGW; from the coding sequence ATGGAAACAGGTACAGCTAGAGTTAAACGTGGTATGGCAGAAATGCAAAAGGGTGGCGTCATCATGGACGTCATGAACGCGGAGCAAGCAAAAATTGCGGAAGCGGCAGGCGCTACAGCAGTAATGGCGCTGGAACGCGTTCCTTCGGATATTCGCGCAGCTGGCGGTGTAGCTCGTATGGCTGACCCAACTATCATCGAAGAAGTTATGAAAGTTGTTTCCATTCCAGTCATGGCTAAAGCGCGTATCGGACATTACGTGGAAGCTAAAATCCTTGAGTCACTTGGTGTTGACTATTTGGATGAGTCTGAAGTATTGACTCCAGCTGATGAAGTGTTCCATATCGATAAGAACGAGTTTACTGTTCCTTTCGTGTGTGGCGCTAAAGATCTTGGCGAAGCGCTTCGTCGTATTAGCGAAGGTGCGGCTATGATCCGTACAAAAGGTGAACCGGGAACAGGTAACATCGTTGAAGCTGTTCGTCATATGCGTCATATTAACAGCCAAATTCGTAAAGTACAAAACTTGTCCAAAGATGAGTTGTACGCTGAAGCGAAAAACTTGGGTGTTGCGTATGATTTGTTGCTTGAAGTTCACCAACTCGGCAAGTTGCCGGTTGTAAACTTTGCGGCAGGTGGAGTAGCTACGCCAGCTGATGCTGCGTTGATGATGCATTTGGGCGCTGATGGTGTATTCGTAGGTTCCGGTATTTTCAAATCGGATAGCCCTGAAAAGTTTGCTCGCGCGATCGTAGAAGCAACAACACATTACACAGACTACAAGCTTATCGCGGAAGTATCTAAGAACTTGGGCGCACCGATGAAAGGCATCGAAATTTCGAAGCTGTCACCGTCTGAACGTATGTCAGACCGCGGCTGGTAA
- a CDS encoding D-alanyl-D-alanine carboxypeptidase family protein produces MNTNTNNNTTKRTTWKRAVALVTACHILTFAVMPSFGLALAEGSSIVAQGTKAGEATKPTAGATSAPKGTKESLGLEVSSAILMEASTGQILVDYNSKTALPPASMTKMMTEYIVLEKIKSKEISWNSEVPTTKHAALTQGSRIFLAENDKHTVKELYIAMAIGSANDATVALAEFISGTEAKFVDLMNDTAKRLGMETAHFINSTGLGRDDMPKEFQPASKEETVMSAMDVAKLVQAIVVDHSNFSEYTKIQKYKFRERDKTPIENLNWMLEANKSVPNFKRYAYQGLDGMKTGFTDEAGNCFAGTAERNGMRLITVVMGTDRKDKGKRFVETAKLMDHGFNTYELKTAVAPKNAVEGHTTAPIKKGVSTEVPIVTETGITFALPKGASIEGKLKKEVKLIPAEQLEAPIKNGQKVGTATFTYSDNGIEQKKTVNLIASEEVEKGSWWRLMFRAIQEFFVDLFMSIKGLF; encoded by the coding sequence ATGAATACTAACACAAACAATAACACAACTAAACGAACAACATGGAAGCGAGCGGTGGCGCTTGTAACTGCATGTCATATACTAACTTTTGCTGTAATGCCGTCTTTTGGCTTAGCACTTGCTGAAGGGTCAAGTATTGTTGCTCAAGGAACTAAAGCTGGGGAGGCTACAAAGCCTACCGCAGGGGCTACATCGGCACCTAAAGGAACTAAAGAGTCGCTTGGTTTGGAAGTAAGCTCTGCCATTTTAATGGAAGCAAGTACAGGTCAAATCTTGGTTGATTACAACTCTAAGACAGCGCTCCCGCCTGCAAGTATGACAAAGATGATGACGGAATACATTGTACTGGAAAAAATCAAAAGTAAGGAAATTAGTTGGAATAGCGAAGTGCCAACAACGAAGCATGCAGCTTTGACACAAGGCTCACGTATTTTCCTTGCGGAAAATGATAAGCACACGGTAAAAGAACTGTATATTGCGATGGCGATCGGTTCAGCTAATGATGCAACAGTTGCACTTGCTGAGTTTATTTCGGGTACGGAAGCCAAATTCGTCGATCTCATGAATGATACGGCGAAACGCCTAGGTATGGAGACAGCGCACTTCATCAACTCAACAGGCTTAGGACGCGATGATATGCCGAAGGAGTTCCAGCCTGCGAGCAAAGAAGAGACAGTGATGTCTGCCATGGACGTAGCAAAACTTGTACAGGCGATTGTAGTCGATCATTCTAATTTTAGCGAGTATACTAAGATTCAAAAATATAAATTCCGTGAGCGTGACAAGACGCCGATCGAGAACTTGAACTGGATGCTTGAGGCGAACAAATCGGTTCCCAATTTCAAGCGTTATGCGTATCAGGGCTTGGACGGAATGAAGACAGGATTTACAGACGAAGCAGGTAACTGCTTTGCAGGTACGGCAGAGCGCAATGGTATGCGCTTGATTACTGTTGTTATGGGTACTGATCGCAAAGATAAGGGTAAGCGTTTTGTAGAAACGGCGAAGCTTATGGATCACGGTTTTAACACATATGAGTTAAAGACGGCTGTTGCTCCTAAAAATGCTGTTGAAGGCCACACGACGGCACCTATTAAAAAGGGTGTTAGTACAGAGGTGCCTATCGTCACAGAGACAGGTATTACGTTCGCGCTGCCTAAAGGTGCAAGCATTGAGGGTAAGTTGAAAAAAGAAGTTAAACTTATCCCTGCTGAGCAGCTAGAGGCGCCTATTAAGAATGGTCAAAAAGTAGGTACGGCAACATTTACGTACAGTGATAACGGAATTGAGCAAAAAAAGACCGTTAATTTGATCGCTTCTGAAGAAGTGGAAAAAGGCAGCTGGTGGCGTCTGATGTTCCGCGCGATTCAAGAATTTTTTGTTGACTTGTTTATGTCGATAAAAGGATTGTTCTAA
- the guaB gene encoding IMP dehydrogenase: protein MWESKFTKEGLTFDDVLLVPRKSVTLPRETDVSTRLSDKVQLNIPFMAAGMDTVTEAPLAIAIAREGGIGIVHKNMSIEQQAEEVDRVKRSESGVITNPFSLTADGTVADADRLMAKYRISGVPIVDEDNKLIGIITNRDLRFVHDYNIPIRDVMTHENLVTAAVGTTLREAEVILQQHKIEKLPLVDETNTLKGLITIKDIEKAIQYPNAAKDMQGRLLVGAAIGISKDTYERAEALVQAGVDVIVVDSAHGHHINIIEAVRKLRGIYPELTIVAGNVATGEATRDLIEAGASVVKVGIGPGSICTTRVIAGIGVPQITAVYDCATVAREYGVPVIADGGIKYSGDITKAIAAGASAVMLGSLFAGTEESPGQSEVYQGRRFKVYRGMGSLGAMKEGSKDRYFQDSSNEKKLVPEGIEGRVPYKGPLADTIHQLLGGLKAGMGYCGTANLEQLKNDTQFVRITGAGLRESHPHDVQITKEAPNYSL, encoded by the coding sequence GTGTGGGAGTCTAAGTTCACAAAAGAAGGTTTAACATTCGATGACGTGTTGTTGGTGCCTCGTAAATCGGTCACATTGCCGCGAGAAACGGATGTATCTACACGATTGAGCGATAAAGTTCAGTTAAACATTCCATTTATGGCAGCTGGTATGGATACAGTCACGGAAGCTCCATTAGCAATTGCTATTGCTCGCGAGGGCGGAATTGGTATTGTCCATAAAAATATGTCCATTGAGCAACAAGCAGAAGAAGTGGATCGTGTAAAACGCTCTGAAAGTGGCGTTATTACGAATCCCTTCTCTTTGACAGCAGATGGCACTGTTGCTGATGCAGATCGTTTAATGGCTAAATACCGTATTTCGGGTGTTCCGATTGTTGACGAAGACAATAAGCTTATTGGTATCATCACGAACCGTGATTTGCGCTTTGTGCATGACTACAACATTCCAATTCGTGATGTCATGACGCACGAAAACCTTGTAACAGCAGCGGTTGGAACAACCCTGCGTGAAGCGGAAGTCATTTTGCAGCAGCATAAAATCGAAAAATTGCCATTAGTGGATGAGACGAACACGTTGAAAGGTCTTATTACCATTAAAGATATTGAAAAAGCAATTCAATACCCTAATGCAGCTAAAGACATGCAAGGGCGTTTGCTCGTAGGCGCTGCTATTGGTATTTCCAAAGATACGTATGAGCGTGCTGAAGCGCTTGTGCAGGCTGGTGTTGATGTAATTGTCGTTGACTCTGCCCATGGACACCATATTAACATTATTGAAGCCGTACGCAAACTACGTGGCATATATCCAGAGCTTACAATTGTAGCTGGTAACGTGGCTACTGGCGAAGCGACTCGTGATTTAATTGAAGCAGGCGCATCCGTTGTTAAAGTAGGTATCGGACCAGGTTCTATTTGTACGACACGCGTTATTGCTGGTATTGGTGTACCGCAAATTACAGCGGTATATGACTGTGCTACAGTGGCACGTGAATACGGTGTTCCGGTTATCGCAGATGGTGGTATTAAATATTCCGGCGATATTACGAAGGCTATTGCAGCAGGTGCTAGCGCAGTTATGCTTGGCAGCCTGTTCGCAGGAACGGAAGAAAGCCCAGGTCAGTCGGAAGTTTATCAGGGCCGTCGTTTCAAAGTATACCGTGGAATGGGTTCTTTAGGAGCGATGAAAGAAGGCAGTAAGGATCGTTATTTCCAAGATAGCAGCAATGAGAAGAAACTTGTACCTGAAGGTATTGAAGGTCGAGTTCCTTATAAGGGGCCATTGGCTGATACTATCCACCAACTTCTTGGAGGATTGAAGGCTGGTATGGGCTATTGCGGTACAGCTAACTTGGAGCAGTTGAAAAATGATACACAGTTTGTACGTATTACAGGTGCTGGCTTGCGTGAAAGCCATCCGCATGATGTTCAAATTACGAAGGAAGCGCCAAACTATTCTCTATAA